The window GTAGTTCGGGGCGATGGATGAAACCCGCCTCGTTGGCCCGTTCGGCCGGCACAGCCATCGTCTGTTCCAGGGAAGTCAGCGCCGTCCTGGCATTCTGGAACTGCATCAGCAGGCCCACCATCTGACCCAGGGGCGCCATGGCCCGGCCGGCCAGCATGGTGCAGGCGATCAGGCCGCCCATGCTGAGCATGCCGTAATGGATCAGGTACACCCCGACCACCACGGTGGCGACATTGATGAACTGCTGGATCGTCATCGCCCCGTTGACCGCCGAAGCCGACAGGAGCCGCAGCTGCGCCGAGGTGCGGGCCAGGAAGGCCGCCGAATCCTCCCACTTGGCCTGCATCCGGCTCTCGGCGCCGTGGGCCTTGATGGTTTCCAGCGCCGTCAGGCTCTCGACCAACGTCGCATTGCGCAGCGCGCTGGCGCGGAAGGTGCTCTCGGACAACTCGTGCATCTTGTGCTGGATGACGTAGCCATAGATCGCCACGGCAATGATGCCGACGATGGGCGCAAATACCAGCGGCCAGGATATCCAGGCCATCACCAGCAGGAACAGCAGGGCGAAGGGCAGGTCGATCAGCGCCGTGATGGTGGCCGAGGCGACGAAGTCGCGCACGGTCTCGAAGGAGCGCAGCGTGGCGGCGAACGAGCCCACCGAGGCCGGCCGCTGGGCCAGGCGCATGCCGAGCACCCGCTCCATGATCATGGCCGAGAGCTTGAGGTCGATGCGCGCGCTGGCGAGGTCGATGAAATGGCCGCGCAGCAGGCGCAGCACGTAGTCGGTGCCCATCACCAGCACTAGGCCGGCCGCCAGCATCCAAAGCGTCTCGACCGCGAAGTTGGGCACCACCCGGTCATACACGTTCATGGTGAACAGGGGCAGCGCCAGGGCGAACAGGTTGATGAGCACCGCAGCCACCAGGACGTCCCGGTATACGGGCCACTGCTCGAGCATGGTGCCCCAGAACCAGTGGCGCTGCGGCACCTCGCCGAGGGAGGGCGTGCGCTGATCGAAACGGAAGTGGGGGCGGGCGAAGATGGCGATGCCGGCGTAGCGGGCCGCCAGTTCCTCCCGTCCCAGCGAGACGGAGCCCTGGCCGGTGTCGGGGAACAGCAGGCGGGCTTGGCCGCGCCCCTCGTCCCATCCCGTCAGCAGGCAGGCCTCGTTGCCCTCGAGGAGGAGCACCACCGGCAGCAGGGCGTCGTCGATCCGGTCGAGGGAACGGCGCACCACCTTGCTGGCGAAACCGGCGCGGGCCGCCGCGCGGCCGAACAGCGAAGGGGTCAGGCCGCTTTCCGGCATCGGCAGGCCCGCGACCAGCGCCGTCGCCGTGCTCGGCCGTCCATGGATACGGGTCAGTTCGAGCAAGCAGCTGAGAAGGGGGTCATGGTGCAGCAGATCCTCCCGCAGCCCCACGCCCGCGTCGGCCGCCACTCCCCGCTCTTTGTCCGATGTCATCGGCCGCATTCTATACGGCAATCCCCCCGGTCGGCTCTAGTGGCTGGTTCCCGCCGAGCGCGTGATTTTGTTGAAAAGGTTGTACTTGCCCACCGGCTTGTCCATCGGGATGCGCTTCACTTCCTTGAAGGTGGAGGCGTCGAAAACGATCAGCGCCCCGCCGTCGGTCTTGCGTTCCCACAGGCTGGCCAGTGCGTATTTGCCGTCGCGGGTGAATTCGATATGGGCCAGCGTCTTGCCTGGGCTGACTTTCACCTCGGCCACTTTCTCCAGGCTACGCTTGTCGATGACCTGAAGCGTGTCCTTCGCCTTGCTCATCATCGAGTCCGTCCAGGCGTAGGGCGTGTTCTCGTGGCTCCTCATGAAGAAGCCGGGGCCGAGGGTGGGGATCGTTTTCACCAGCGACCCGTCCTTCATGTCGATGACGCTGATCACGCCTTCCTTGAGATTGGGCGAGGCCATCACGGACCTGCCGTTCCAGTCCCAGGTGATGCCCGAGCCCAGGTGGGGCATGCCGGGCAGCGTGAGATCGGCCACCTTCTTCCTCGCATCGAGGTTCACCACCTGCCCCTTGCCCGCGGAGCGCGAGGCGCCCATCAACTCCGTGTAATCCTGGCTGAAGAAGAAGTCGTCGAGCACCTCGGAAAGCGGGGTGCGGCGCGGATTGAGGAAGCCCGGGATGAACGAGCCCTCCTTGAGCTGGAAGTCGTGGATGACGCCGGTGGGAATGTCCGCGACGTGCGGATCGTAGCTGATCTCCCAGACCTCCGGCACGTCCTTCAGCGCCGCCACGAAGCTCTTGCGCGGCACGGCGTCATAGACGGCGGAAACACGCGAGGACTCCTTGCCTTCCCTGTCCTTCACCGGATGAATCTTCAGCAGGTTTAGGTCGGCGTCGAGCAGAACGAGGGTGTGCGGCAGATAATTGGCGACGGCCACATATTTTCCGTCGCCGGAGACGGCGACGTTGCGGGTGTTGATGCCGGCGCGGATCTCGGCGACGATCTTGAGGTTCCACAGGTCGAACTTGGATATCCAGCCGTCGCGCGAGGCGAGGAAGACGTAGTGGCCGTCCGGCGTGAACTTCGGGCCACCGTGCAGCGCGTAGCGCGTCGGCACGCGCGCGATGGGTTCCAGGCGGTCGCCGTCGAGCACCGTGATGTGGTGGTCGCCTGTCTCGACGACGATGAACATGTTCATCATGTCGACGCCGTCGAACGCGGCCGATGGCCTGTCGGGCAGGCCCGTGTGATGCACGATGCGCGAAGCCCGCATCTGCGCCTCGGTCCAGTCGGGTCTCGGCGTCACCGGCGTGTAGACCCAGTCGGTCAGCGCCGCGATCTCCTCCTTCGTCATCTTGTCGGCAAAGGGCTGCATCTGCGTGGCCGGCAGGCCATTGGCAATAGCCTTCACCGCCGCAGGCTTTCTCAGGCGCTCCAGGCTTTCCGGCAGCAGCGCCGGGCCGGTCAGCCCCAGGCGATCCGGGCCGTGGCAGACGGCGCAGTGGGTCTGGTAGTTCTGCGCCGGTTCGGCGGCAAGGACCGTCGTCGCGGCCAGGGTGGTGAGTGCCGCAAAAAGAAAATAGGGGACAGACCCCAATTTTATGAATCTCAAAATCGGGGTCTGTCCCCTATTTTCTGGCTCGATGGCTTTCATGTATTCACTCCGATTTCTTCGTCGGTCAGATAACAGCCGGGGTCTTCGGCCCAGGGATCGCCCGTGGTCTGCTGGGCGCGCACGCGCGTGTTGCCGTTGCAGATCGCGAGATAGGCGCAGGCGGCACAGCGCCCCTTGACCGGCCTCGGGCTCTGCTTGAGGCCGGCCATCAGCGGGTCGGACACATCCTGCCAGATATCGCCGAACGGCCGCTCGCGCACGCTGCCGAGCGTGTGGTGCCACCACATCGTGTCCGGGTGGACGTTGCCTTGGTTGTCGATGTTGGCGACATTTACGCCGCTGGCGTTGCCGCCCCACTGTTCGAGCTTCGCCCGGATATGCGCCTCGCGTTCCGGAAAGCGGCGGCGCACCCAGTGGAACAGCCAGACGCCGTCGGCATCGTTGTTGCCCGTGGTGAATTCGCTCTTGTGCCCCTTCTGCTGGTGGCGCCAGCAGGTCTCGAACAGCAGGTCCATCGCCTCGCGCGTCATCCGGTGGTGCGCGTCGTCCCGGCGGTTCTTGTTGCCGCGCCCGGCGTAGTTGAGATGGGAGAAGTAGAAACGGTCGACGCCCTCCTCCTCCACCAATCCGAGCAGCCCGGGCAGATCGGCAAAGTTGTCCTGCGTCAGCGTGAATCGCACGCCGACCTTCAACCCGGCGTCGCGGCACAGGCGGATGCCCGCGAGCGAGGCGTCGAATGCGCCCTCCATGCGGCGGAACCTGTCGTGCGTGGCACCCAGTCCGTCGAGGCTTACGCCGACGTAATCGAAATCGACGTCGGCGATCTTTCCCACCATCGCCTCGTCCATCAGCGTTCCGTTGGAGGAGAGCGCGGTATAGAAGCCCATCGCCTTGGCCCGCTTTCCGATCTCGAAGATGTCGGGCCGCAGGAGCGGCTCGCCACCGGAGAGGATCAGGCAGGGCACCCCGAACGCCTTGAGGTCGTCCATGACGCGGAAGATCTCGTCGGTGGGAAGCTCCCCCGAGAAGTCCTTGTCGGCCGATATGGAATAGCAGTGCTTGCAGGTGAGGTTGCAGCGGCGCACCAGGTTCCAGATCACGACCGGACCCGGCGGGTTCCTTCCCGTACCGACCGGCGTCGGCGCGGCGATCTCCTCCATGAACCGGGAAATGCGGAACATGGCGCCGCCCGCGCAACTACTTCAGCGCAGCTTCGAAGGCGGCATCCATGTCCGCCTTCCTCAGGAGTCCGAGCTTCTTGTGGACCACCCGGCCATTGCGGTCGAGCACCAGCGTGTAGGGCAGGCCGGCCTTGGGATTGCCCAGTGCCTGCATCAGGGGAATGCCCTTGTCTTTCGACAGCAGCACCGGGTAGTCGATTTCATAGGCTCTGGCGTAGCCGTTCACGGCCCCGGCGTTGTCCTCGATGGCGATGCCGACCACTTCGAGCCCCTTGCCCTTATATTTCGCCCGCGCCCTGATGAGCTCGGGAATTTCTTCCTTGCAGGGACCGCACCAGCGCGCCCAGAAATTCACCACCAGAGGCTGGCCCTGGAAGGCCGACATTGCGATCGGCTTGTCGTCAAGGTCGTGGAGTCTGGCAGAAAACAGCGGCGCGGTTGAGGGCATCGATTCCTGGGCGAAGACCGACGACACCTCCACCAGCAATGCCGCCAGCGCGAACAGGGAGTGTTTCAAGGCAGATCCCCGCGGCGGAAGAGGAAGTAGCCCAGCGTTGCCGCGCCCAGGCCCAGCACCGTCGGATAGAG is drawn from Candidatus Nitricoxidivorans perseverans and contains these coding sequences:
- a CDS encoding type I secretion system permease/ATPase, whose product is MTSDKERGVAADAGVGLREDLLHHDPLLSCLLELTRIHGRPSTATALVAGLPMPESGLTPSLFGRAAARAGFASKVVRRSLDRIDDALLPVVLLLEGNEACLLTGWDEGRGQARLLFPDTGQGSVSLGREELAARYAGIAIFARPHFRFDQRTPSLGEVPQRHWFWGTMLEQWPVYRDVLVAAVLINLFALALPLFTMNVYDRVVPNFAVETLWMLAAGLVLVMGTDYVLRLLRGHFIDLASARIDLKLSAMIMERVLGMRLAQRPASVGSFAATLRSFETVRDFVASATITALIDLPFALLFLLVMAWISWPLVFAPIVGIIAVAIYGYVIQHKMHELSESTFRASALRNATLVESLTALETIKAHGAESRMQAKWEDSAAFLARTSAQLRLLSASAVNGAMTIQQFINVATVVVGVYLIHYGMLSMGGLIACTMLAGRAMAPLGQMVGLLMQFQNARTALTSLEQTMAVPAERANEAGFIHRPELRGEIEFRDVHFTYPGADDEALRGISFHVRSGEHVVVIGRVGSGKTTLQKLILGLHVPDEGAVRIDGVDLRQLDPADLRRNVGYVAQDCLLFYGTLRENITIGAPYADDRAVIAAAEVGGLAEFVDRHPRGYDMLIGERGESLSGGQRQGVAVARAALLDPPVLLLDEATSSMDFTTEAQFKERLRRYAAHKTLLIVTHRLSLLELADRVIVIDDGRILADGPRGKVLDALQSGKVGRAS
- a CDS encoding nitrite reductase, which codes for MGSVPYFLFAALTTLAATTVLAAEPAQNYQTHCAVCHGPDRLGLTGPALLPESLERLRKPAAVKAIANGLPATQMQPFADKMTKEEIAALTDWVYTPVTPRPDWTEAQMRASRIVHHTGLPDRPSAAFDGVDMMNMFIVVETGDHHITVLDGDRLEPIARVPTRYALHGGPKFTPDGHYVFLASRDGWISKFDLWNLKIVAEIRAGINTRNVAVSGDGKYVAVANYLPHTLVLLDADLNLLKIHPVKDREGKESSRVSAVYDAVPRKSFVAALKDVPEVWEISYDPHVADIPTGVIHDFQLKEGSFIPGFLNPRRTPLSEVLDDFFFSQDYTELMGASRSAGKGQVVNLDARKKVADLTLPGMPHLGSGITWDWNGRSVMASPNLKEGVISVIDMKDGSLVKTIPTLGPGFFMRSHENTPYAWTDSMMSKAKDTLQVIDKRSLEKVAEVKVSPGKTLAHIEFTRDGKYALASLWERKTDGGALIVFDASTFKEVKRIPMDKPVGKYNLFNKITRSAGTSH
- the nirJ gene encoding heme d1 biosynthesis radical SAM protein NirJ, whose protein sequence is MFRISRFMEEIAAPTPVGTGRNPPGPVVIWNLVRRCNLTCKHCYSISADKDFSGELPTDEIFRVMDDLKAFGVPCLILSGGEPLLRPDIFEIGKRAKAMGFYTALSSNGTLMDEAMVGKIADVDFDYVGVSLDGLGATHDRFRRMEGAFDASLAGIRLCRDAGLKVGVRFTLTQDNFADLPGLLGLVEEEGVDRFYFSHLNYAGRGNKNRRDDAHHRMTREAMDLLFETCWRHQQKGHKSEFTTGNNDADGVWLFHWVRRRFPEREAHIRAKLEQWGGNASGVNVANIDNQGNVHPDTMWWHHTLGSVRERPFGDIWQDVSDPLMAGLKQSPRPVKGRCAACAYLAICNGNTRVRAQQTTGDPWAEDPGCYLTDEEIGVNT
- a CDS encoding TlpA family protein disulfide reductase — protein: MKHSLFALAALLVEVSSVFAQESMPSTAPLFSARLHDLDDKPIAMSAFQGQPLVVNFWARWCGPCKEEIPELIRARAKYKGKGLEVVGIAIEDNAGAVNGYARAYEIDYPVLLSKDKGIPLMQALGNPKAGLPYTLVLDRNGRVVHKKLGLLRKADMDAAFEAALK